From the genome of Fusobacterium varium, one region includes:
- the pdxA2 gene encoding 4-hydroxythreonine-4-phosphate dehydrogenase 2: MSKLPIIGITMGDPASIGPEISLKALNNKDIYNRCRPIIIGDASVMKKAIEYTGLTNLKIHPVKNVAEALFQYGTVDVYDMKIVNPEDFEIGKVSKEAGNAAFQYVKKVIELAQNNEVDATVTNALNKESINLAGHHYSGHTEIYADFTKTKKYTMMLAHENLRVVHVSTHVSLREACDRCKKERVYDVIKIADEACKKLGIKNPKIGVAGLNPHCGENGLFGTEEIDEIIPAIEKAQQEGINVIGPIPPDTIFSKARGGWYDIVVAMYHDQGHIPLKVVGFVYNQKEQKWEAVAGVNITLGLPIIRSSVDHGTAFDQSGTGTANELSLINAIDYGIKLAENNIK; this comes from the coding sequence TTGAGTAAACTACCTATAATAGGAATCACTATGGGAGATCCAGCAAGTATAGGACCTGAAATATCACTTAAAGCTTTAAATAACAAAGATATCTATAACAGATGCAGACCTATAATTATAGGAGATGCTTCAGTAATGAAAAAAGCTATTGAATATACAGGATTAACTAATTTAAAAATACACCCTGTTAAAAATGTAGCTGAAGCACTTTTTCAGTATGGAACTGTAGATGTTTATGATATGAAAATCGTAAACCCTGAGGATTTTGAAATTGGAAAAGTTTCAAAAGAAGCTGGAAATGCAGCTTTTCAATATGTAAAAAAAGTAATAGAATTGGCACAAAACAATGAGGTAGATGCTACTGTTACAAATGCTCTCAATAAAGAATCTATTAATCTTGCAGGGCATCATTATTCAGGACATACTGAAATATATGCTGATTTTACAAAAACAAAAAAATATACAATGATGCTTGCTCATGAAAATTTAAGAGTTGTCCATGTTAGCACACATGTATCTCTAAGAGAGGCTTGTGACAGATGTAAAAAAGAAAGAGTATATGATGTTATTAAAATAGCTGATGAGGCTTGTAAAAAACTTGGAATAAAAAATCCTAAAATTGGAGTAGCAGGACTTAATCCTCACTGTGGTGAAAATGGACTTTTTGGTACAGAAGAAATAGATGAAATTATTCCTGCAATAGAAAAAGCTCAGCAGGAAGGTATCAATGTCATAGGACCTATTCCTCCTGACACTATTTTTTCTAAAGCTCGTGGAGGATGGTATGACATTGTTGTAGCCATGTATCATGATCAGGGACACATTCCTCTAAAAGTTGTAGGATTTGTATATAACCAGAAAGAACAAAAATGGGAAGCTGTTGCTGGTGTAAATATAACTTTAGGTCTTCCTATAATAAGAAGTTCTGTAGATCATGGTACAGCTTTTGATCAATCAGGAACTGGAACAGCAAATG
- the gbsB gene encoding Alcohol dehydrogenase: MKSYYLNIPSNVYSGLGSVDYIETVLNKEKVSNVIVFTDKGVRGSSFFSKIIEKIENTKINYNIIDNLATEPSYQDVEKVMEELNKYKSDFIIAVGGGSVMDIAKLCSILKNASYTVKDLLKNPALGNKQIKSLMIPTTCGTGSEATCNSIVSIPEEGLKVGIVNNSLIPDYVILDPTMIEKLPKKLIASTGVDALAHCVECLTSKKANPFSDLYALAGGELIFNNIRKAYLNPDDMEAKTNMLIGAFYGGIAITSSGTTAVHALSYPLGGKYHIPHGISNAIMMSPVMEFNKDACLEQFSRICNRLRPDMYKNTSEEKTEYIINEIKNIVEVTEIPVSLKEFGVTIDDLDFLVEAGSKVTRLLSNNLKELNLNDIKNIYLKVLN, encoded by the coding sequence ATGAAATCATATTATTTAAATATCCCTTCTAATGTCTATAGTGGATTAGGGAGTGTAGATTATATTGAAACTGTTTTAAACAAAGAAAAGGTTTCTAATGTTATAGTATTTACAGACAAAGGTGTTAGAGGAAGTAGTTTCTTTTCTAAAATAATAGAAAAAATTGAAAATACTAAAATTAACTATAATATAATTGATAATCTAGCTACTGAACCAAGCTATCAGGATGTAGAAAAGGTTATGGAAGAACTGAATAAGTATAAAAGTGATTTTATCATTGCAGTAGGTGGAGGAAGCGTAATGGACATTGCAAAACTATGTTCAATTTTAAAAAATGCCTCTTACACAGTGAAAGATCTTTTAAAAAATCCAGCTTTAGGAAATAAACAGATAAAATCTTTAATGATTCCTACAACTTGTGGAACTGGTTCAGAAGCAACATGCAATTCAATAGTTTCTATTCCAGAAGAAGGTCTTAAAGTGGGAATCGTAAATAATAGTCTTATTCCTGATTATGTTATATTAGATCCAACAATGATAGAAAAACTTCCCAAGAAGCTTATTGCTTCCACTGGGGTAGACGCTCTTGCCCATTGTGTAGAATGTCTTACTTCTAAAAAAGCTAATCCTTTCAGTGATTTATATGCTCTTGCTGGTGGAGAGCTTATATTCAATAATATAAGAAAAGCCTATTTAAATCCAGATGATATGGAAGCAAAAACTAATATGCTTATAGGAGCATTTTATGGTGGAATAGCAATAACTTCATCAGGAACTACAGCTGTTCATGCACTTTCTTATCCATTAGGAGGAAAATATCATATCCCTCATGGAATCTCTAATGCAATAATGATGAGTCCAGTAATGGAATTTAATAAAGATGCTTGCTTGGAGCAATTTTCAAGAATATGTAACCGTTTAAGACCAGATATGTATAAAAATACATCTGAAGAAAAAACTGAATATATTATAAATGAAATAAAAAATATTGTTGAAGTCACAGAAATACCTGTTAGCTTAAAAGAATTTGGAGTGACTATAGATGATCTTGATTTCTTGGTTGAAGCAGGAAGCAAAGTAACAAGACTTCTTTCAAATAATTTAAAAGAACTAAATTTAAATGATATCAAAAATATTTATCTAAAAGTTTTAAATTAG
- the mcbR gene encoding HTH-type transcriptional regulator mcbR, with amino-acid sequence MGTFKPITNTNLYVEVINSIITAIATGELKSGEKIIEQTIATEMNISRAPIREAIRELAAQGIVEYIPKKGATVATLNKKSIEETYSLRALLEGMAVRLAIDNMTKEDIQTLTSLSKTMTESLKKQDVENFINCDVTFHSLICQRSNHSKLQKLIENFVLQTKLYMRMSKYNMLINSSLSIEYGVHDNLIELIKIKDKEKAENEMKNHIMNSGEVLINYLLKKDEI; translated from the coding sequence ATGGGTACTTTTAAGCCAATAACAAATACAAATTTATATGTTGAAGTAATAAATTCAATTATTACAGCCATTGCAACAGGAGAACTTAAATCAGGAGAAAAAATAATTGAACAAACTATTGCTACTGAAATGAATATTAGCAGAGCTCCAATAAGAGAAGCTATCAGAGAACTTGCAGCACAAGGAATTGTTGAATATATTCCTAAAAAAGGGGCTACTGTTGCTACATTAAATAAAAAAAGCATTGAGGAAACTTATTCACTTCGTGCTCTTTTAGAAGGAATGGCAGTAAGACTTGCCATAGATAATATGACAAAGGAAGATATCCAAACTCTAACATCTCTTTCTAAAACCATGACAGAAAGTTTAAAAAAGCAAGATGTAGAAAATTTTATTAATTGTGATGTAACTTTTCATAGTCTTATATGCCAAAGATCAAATCATTCAAAACTTCAAAAATTAATAGAAAATTTTGTACTTCAGACAAAGCTCTATATGAGAATGTCAAAATATAATATGTTGATAAATTCTAGTCTTTCTATTGAATATGGGGTGCATGATAACCTTATAGAATTAATTAAAATTAAAGATAAAGAAAAAGCAGAAAATGAAATGAAAAATCATATAATGAACTCTGGAGAAGTTCTTATAAATTATCTTTTAAAAAAAGATGAAATATAA
- a CDS encoding metal-dependent hydrolase encodes MNIYYIYHSCFVVENSEYILIFDYYKTPRKKKNSININDFVISMDKKVVIFSSHAHADHFNPDIMKWQENNPKISYVLSSDIGIKSASKRCYIVSEGDEVKVEGLDVKVYGSTDAGVSFWVKIGDKIIFHAGDLNWWYWSDDTKEEEDFMRNSFQKIIRDIKGNKEKINIAFFPVDPRLEENAFLGGKYFVQELQPENIIPMHFGKSYSVVKEFCNILEKTGTKGIIINECLEKLQV; translated from the coding sequence ATGAATATTTATTACATCTATCACAGTTGCTTTGTAGTTGAGAATTCTGAGTATATTTTAATTTTTGATTATTACAAGACTCCACGAAAGAAAAAAAATTCAATAAACATAAACGATTTTGTTATAAGTATGGATAAAAAAGTAGTAATTTTTTCTTCTCATGCACATGCAGATCATTTCAATCCTGATATAATGAAATGGCAAGAGAATAATCCGAAGATATCTTATGTGCTCAGTAGTGATATAGGAATAAAATCTGCATCTAAAAGATGTTATATTGTTTCTGAAGGTGATGAAGTAAAAGTAGAAGGACTTGATGTGAAAGTGTATGGGTCTACAGATGCAGGAGTATCTTTCTGGGTAAAAATAGGGGATAAGATTATATTTCATGCTGGAGATCTTAACTGGTGGTATTGGTCAGATGATACAAAAGAAGAAGAGGATTTTATGAGAAATTCTTTTCAAAAAATAATAAGAGATATAAAAGGAAATAAAGAAAAAATAAATATAGCTTTTTTCCCTGTTGATCCACGTTTAGAAGAAAATGCTTTTCTTGGAGGAAAATATTTTGTTCAAGAATTGCAACCTGAAAATATTATTCCAATGCATTTTGGGAAAAGTTATAGTGTAGTAAAAGAGTTTTGCAATATTTTGGAAAAAACTGGAACAAAAGGTATAATAATAAATGAATGTCTGGAGAAGTTACAAGTATAA
- a CDS encoding Hef nuclease: MEEIVKVLARLQKNIKIKTGFYVDEDNLIIMQEKLAKEFIMKELLQLASKYRVVGTDKLRKYNIKAVKPKVVGNFSHSIDFLEGEIELEIEGEKFSILDVLSSYRKDSYIMLSDGTSALINRKYIEKLERLFKDSDKKKVKLSFFDLPLVEELIEDKIFSQEMNKSRDFFKGINNVKNYKIDPPSVKAQLREYQEYGFKWLAYLMDNNLGGCLADDMGLGKTLQAIAVLTRLHEEKGKKSLVIMPKSLIYNWEGEIKRFSPKLKVGIYYGNFRNIDIIKKNSVILTTYGTIRNDIETLKEMKFDTIILDESQNIKNINAQTTKAIMLLNSKNRIALSGTPIENNLGELYSLFRFLNPAMFGTAEEFNNYYAVPIQKENDQEAIEELKKKIYPFILRRVKKEVLKDLPDKIEKTMFIEMNVEQKKLYEERRSYYYKMVNSQIRENGIGKTQFFILQALNELRQITSCPEAKSNGVTSSKREVLVNNIVEAVENGHKVLVFTNYINSIENICEDLKRYGINYLSMTGSTKDRQSLVDRFQKDNKYKVFIMTLKTGGVGLNLTAADTIFIYDPWWNKTVENQAIDRAYRLGQDRTVFSYKLILKDTIEEKILQLQDTKSKLLDNLISEDSSSMKVLTEKDIEFILGE; encoded by the coding sequence ATGGAAGAGATAGTTAAAGTATTGGCTAGGCTACAAAAAAATATAAAGATAAAAACTGGTTTTTATGTAGATGAGGATAATCTTATCATAATGCAGGAAAAACTTGCTAAAGAATTTATAATGAAAGAACTTTTACAGCTTGCATCAAAATACAGGGTAGTAGGAACAGATAAATTAAGAAAATATAATATAAAAGCTGTAAAACCTAAAGTAGTAGGAAATTTTAGTCATTCTATAGATTTTCTTGAAGGAGAAATAGAACTAGAAATAGAAGGAGAAAAATTTTCTATATTAGATGTACTTTCATCATATAGAAAAGATTCCTATATAATGCTTAGTGATGGAACAAGTGCTCTTATCAATAGAAAATATATAGAAAAATTAGAAAGACTTTTTAAAGATAGTGATAAGAAAAAAGTGAAACTATCTTTCTTTGATCTACCACTGGTTGAAGAATTGATAGAGGATAAAATATTTTCACAAGAGATGAATAAAAGTAGAGATTTCTTTAAAGGAATAAATAATGTAAAAAATTATAAAATAGATCCACCCAGTGTAAAAGCTCAACTTAGAGAATATCAGGAATATGGATTTAAATGGCTGGCATATCTTATGGATAATAATTTAGGAGGATGTCTGGCTGATGATATGGGACTTGGAAAAACCCTTCAAGCAATAGCAGTTTTGACAAGACTTCATGAAGAAAAAGGGAAAAAAAGTCTTGTTATAATGCCAAAAAGTTTAATATATAACTGGGAAGGAGAAATAAAAAGATTTAGTCCTAAATTAAAAGTAGGAATTTATTATGGAAATTTTAGAAATATAGATATAATTAAAAAGAATAGTGTAATACTTACTACATATGGGACAATAAGAAATGATATTGAAACTTTAAAAGAGATGAAATTTGATACAATAATTCTTGATGAATCTCAAAATATAAAAAATATTAATGCTCAAACAACAAAAGCAATAATGCTTCTTAATTCAAAAAATAGAATAGCATTGAGTGGAACTCCTATAGAAAACAATCTCGGAGAACTTTACTCACTGTTTAGATTTTTAAATCCAGCAATGTTTGGAACAGCAGAAGAATTTAATAACTATTATGCTGTACCTATACAAAAAGAAAATGACCAAGAAGCAATTGAGGAATTAAAAAAGAAAATTTATCCTTTTATATTAAGGAGAGTTAAAAAAGAAGTATTGAAGGATCTTCCAGATAAAATAGAAAAGACTATGTTTATAGAAATGAATGTGGAACAGAAAAAACTTTATGAAGAGAGAAGAAGTTACTATTATAAAATGGTAAATAGTCAGATAAGAGAAAATGGAATAGGAAAGACACAGTTTTTTATTCTTCAGGCTCTTAATGAGCTTAGGCAAATAACAAGTTGTCCAGAGGCTAAAAGTAATGGTGTGACTTCAAGTAAAAGGGAAGTTTTGGTAAATAATATAGTAGAGGCAGTAGAGAATGGACATAAGGTATTGGTTTTTACAAACTATATAAATTCTATAGAAAATATATGTGAAGATTTAAAAAGATATGGAATAAATTATCTTTCGATGACTGGAAGTACAAAAGATAGACAGTCTTTGGTAGATAGATTCCAAAAAGATAATAAATATAAAGTTTTTATTATGACATTGAAAACAGGAGGAGTAGGATTAAATCTTACAGCTGCTGATACAATATTTATTTATGATCCATGGTGGAATAAAACAGTAGAAAATCAAGCTATAGATAGAGCTTATAGATTAGGGCAGGATAGAACAGTATTTTCATATAAATTAATATTAAAAGATACAATAGAAGAAAAAATCTTGCAACTGCAAGATACAAAAAGCAAGTTATTAGATAATTTGATATCAGAAGATAGTTCATCTATGAAAGTACTTACAGAAAAAGATATTGAGTTTATACTTGGAGAATAG